A genomic window from Lactobacillus sp. ESL0677 includes:
- a CDS encoding MFS transporter, whose amino-acid sequence MKLTHGSNNETEIKLRWLLLGELATWIGSSFVWPLTSVYLNKQLHISLSMIGVVLFCNCASNVLGSLVAGRFYDRCNPYPLIVTGLALDAIILFLMAFFHGWPAYWIWLTLTGLISGWNGTMINSIATSLRKYPGRYVFNLIYFAQNVGTVTGTLLVGYLYDFSIEFLFILAASLFAIAAINAAINYRPIINFHKKRQAKTVAAGEQPKAQPMPKYNMMLTVGFLTSLAVTWLMYMNWESNLSVYMVSLGIPFHMYSLLWTLNGAVIVIIQVILARYPHLFKNLFHQIIFGTLMFAISFVTLIFARDFVHFALSMLILTFGEATAFPAVPAYINDLSPLSSKGKYQGLINMARGIGQAFGPLFGGLIIDRSGYISFFVVAAVGIFLMVVLLIPLHAKMRKYLTMYK is encoded by the coding sequence ATGAAACTTACACATGGATCTAATAATGAAACAGAAATTAAATTACGTTGGTTGCTGCTAGGTGAATTGGCCACGTGGATTGGGTCAAGCTTTGTTTGGCCGTTGACGTCTGTCTATTTAAACAAGCAATTGCACATTAGCCTCTCAATGATTGGGGTTGTCTTATTTTGCAATTGTGCAAGCAACGTTTTGGGATCACTTGTGGCCGGGCGTTTTTATGACCGCTGTAATCCTTATCCCTTAATTGTGACAGGACTAGCTCTTGATGCAATTATCTTATTTTTGATGGCCTTTTTCCATGGCTGGCCAGCTTACTGGATTTGGCTAACGTTAACTGGATTGATTAGCGGCTGGAATGGTACGATGATTAATTCGATTGCGACTAGTCTGCGTAAATATCCGGGACGCTATGTTTTTAATTTGATTTATTTTGCTCAAAATGTGGGGACAGTTACAGGTACATTATTAGTTGGTTACCTATATGACTTCTCAATTGAATTCCTGTTTATTTTGGCTGCTAGCTTGTTTGCGATTGCTGCAATTAATGCCGCAATTAATTACCGGCCAATTATTAACTTTCATAAAAAACGCCAGGCTAAAACGGTGGCAGCTGGTGAGCAGCCAAAGGCACAACCGATGCCGAAATATAATATGATGCTCACTGTTGGCTTTTTAACATCCCTAGCTGTAACTTGGTTAATGTATATGAACTGGGAGTCTAACCTATCCGTTTATATGGTTTCATTGGGGATTCCATTCCATATGTACAGTTTGCTCTGGACACTAAACGGCGCGGTAATCGTGATTATCCAAGTAATCCTAGCTCGTTATCCGCACTTGTTTAAGAACCTGTTTCACCAGATTATCTTTGGGACATTGATGTTTGCCATTTCTTTTGTGACATTAATTTTTGCTCGCGATTTTGTTCATTTTGCCTTGTCAATGTTAATTCTGACTTTTGGTGAAGCCACAGCTTTTCCAGCTGTGCCAGCTTATATTAATGATTTGTCACCGTTATCGAGCAAGGGAAAGTATCAGGGATTAATTAATATGGCTCGTGGGATTGGGCAGGCATTTGGCCCACTATTTGGCGGCTTAATTATTGATCGTTCCGGTTATATTTCGTTTTTTGTCGTTGCGGCTGTCGGAATTTTCTTAATGGTAGTTTTGCTAATCCCATTGCATGCAAAAATGCGCAAGTATCTGACAATGTACAAGTAA
- a CDS encoding carboxylate--amine ligase has translation MNQEFTPILLGSDINVYGMARSFNQAYGIKVKALADSQLAATRYSKIIEVELHQGFSEDPTFMTVMREQMKIYQDHQEPVILIACGDGYAELLAKHKDELQDVFVVPYIDYDLLEKLISKEGFYQIAEEYGLPYPKTKIITKADFQAENYLQLPFDYPVELKPEDPVSWLDVHFEGRKKAFTIHDETELTDIVGKIYGNGYEADLILQDFIPGDDSNMRVLNAYVDKDHHVKMMCMGHPLLEDPTPQSIGNYMAILPEYNEKLYEQVEAFLEKLNYTGMANFDIKYDERDGQYKFFEINLRQGRSSFYVTLNGYNLAKWYVDDYVNDNLKEKSTVYGNKLKSKHVLWLGVPVKIFKEYAYDNEAKEAAEELIHEGRYGTTVFYDKDRNFKRWLLMKYMFHNYYDRYKKFYQINKGQFFEKKPQK, from the coding sequence ATGAATCAAGAATTTACGCCGATTTTATTGGGTAGCGATATTAATGTCTATGGTATGGCACGCTCGTTTAATCAAGCTTATGGCATTAAGGTTAAGGCGCTAGCTGACAGTCAGCTTGCAGCAACGCGTTATTCAAAAATAATTGAAGTTGAGTTGCACCAAGGCTTTAGTGAAGATCCAACTTTTATGACGGTGATGCGTGAGCAGATGAAAATCTATCAAGACCATCAAGAACCAGTGATTCTGATTGCTTGTGGCGATGGCTATGCAGAGCTGCTTGCTAAACACAAGGACGAACTACAAGACGTATTTGTTGTTCCGTATATTGATTATGACTTGCTTGAAAAATTGATTTCTAAGGAAGGCTTCTATCAAATTGCTGAAGAATATGGCTTGCCATATCCTAAGACCAAGATTATTACTAAGGCTGACTTTCAGGCTGAAAATTATTTGCAGCTGCCGTTCGATTATCCAGTTGAATTAAAGCCGGAAGATCCTGTTTCTTGGCTTGATGTTCACTTTGAGGGGCGCAAAAAAGCTTTCACGATTCATGATGAAACTGAATTAACAGATATTGTTGGTAAAATCTACGGTAATGGCTATGAAGCCGACTTGATTCTGCAGGACTTCATTCCCGGGGATGACTCTAACATGCGGGTGCTAAATGCTTATGTTGATAAGGATCACCACGTTAAGATGATGTGTATGGGTCATCCTTTGTTAGAAGACCCAACACCCCAATCAATTGGTAATTACATGGCAATTTTGCCGGAATATAATGAAAAATTATACGAGCAAGTTGAAGCTTTTTTGGAAAAACTCAATTATACCGGAATGGCTAACTTTGATATTAAGTATGATGAGCGTGATGGCCAATACAAGTTCTTTGAGATTAACTTGCGTCAGGGCCGGTCGAGCTTTTATGTAACTTTGAATGGCTATAATTTGGCTAAATGGTATGTTGATGATTACGTTAATGATAATTTGAAGGAAAAGTCGACGGTTTACGGTAATAAGTTAAAGTCCAAGCATGTTCTATGGCTGGGCGTTCCAGTTAAGATTTTTAAGGAATATGCTTATGATAATGAAGCTAAAGAGGCTGCCGAAGAATTGATTCATGAGGGTCGCTATGGTACCACTGTCTTTTATGATAAGGATCGTAATTTTAAGCGCTGGCTGTTAATGAAGTATATGTTCCATAATTATTATGACCGTTATAAGAAGTTTTATCAGATAAACAAGGGTCAATTTTTTGAAAAGAAACCACAAAAATAA
- a CDS encoding M13 family metallopeptidase, which yields MKKLIAVRGGSGNIIEPKVGTRPQDNMYLAVNSEWLEKTEIPSDRSRMASFDGIDVNVEKHLMADFADFAAGKKDIPNVPNMAKAVELYKLAKDFTKRNEDGAAPIKPDLELLTGIRDFSDYNLNAPDLATFASIPFGLSVEPDMKNTKVNVLNFAGPGTFLPDTTTYETSDAAKLLAILQKQSVKLLEMAGIETADAEKYAADAIKFDAKLAKVVKSAEEWADYPACYNPMKIADFEAKFKDFKIAYYLKEVIGEEPDRIIVEEPRYLDHINEIINKSNFDEIKGWMIVNFINDAASDLSQEFREAAFPFSQALSGQPELQSGEKQAYHIANGAFSEVVGVYYGQTYFGADAKKDVEDMIHRMLAVYEERLQNNTWLSEATRKQAIVKLEALELKIGYPDKIEEIYDRLQVIPASQGGSLYSNGRAFAVEEQKYNIEQLHKEVDRTIWAMPGNLVNACYDPQRNDLTFPAAILQAPFYDLKQDRATNFGGIGSVIAHEVSHAFDNNGAQFDEFGNMTNWWTDADYAEFKKRTQAEIDIFDGIEYGPVKLNGKQIVSENIADQGGLTAAVEAAKNEGDDLKKLFENFARIWANKQLTESIKTQTAVDVHAPGPERANVQIQCQDDFYDVFNVKPTDGMWLDPDKRVHIW from the coding sequence ATGAAAAAACTTATTGCGGTTCGAGGTGGCAGCGGTAATATAATTGAGCCTAAAGTGGGTACTAGACCACAGGACAATATGTATTTAGCTGTTAACTCTGAATGGTTAGAAAAAACTGAAATTCCATCCGATCGTTCGCGGATGGCATCGTTTGATGGCATTGATGTTAACGTTGAGAAGCACCTAATGGCTGACTTTGCGGACTTTGCTGCAGGTAAAAAGGATATTCCTAATGTACCGAACATGGCTAAGGCTGTCGAATTATATAAATTGGCTAAGGACTTTACTAAGCGTAACGAAGATGGTGCTGCACCAATTAAGCCAGACTTAGAGCTATTAACAGGAATCAGAGACTTTTCTGATTATAATTTAAATGCTCCAGACTTAGCTACTTTTGCTTCAATCCCATTCGGCTTGAGTGTTGAACCAGATATGAAGAACACCAAGGTTAATGTGTTGAACTTTGCTGGACCAGGAACTTTCTTACCAGATACAACAACCTATGAGACTTCGGATGCTGCTAAGTTATTAGCAATCTTGCAAAAGCAGTCTGTTAAATTGCTGGAAATGGCAGGGATTGAAACTGCTGATGCTGAAAAGTATGCTGCAGATGCAATTAAGTTTGATGCCAAGCTTGCAAAAGTAGTTAAGTCGGCTGAAGAGTGGGCTGATTATCCAGCTTGTTACAACCCAATGAAGATTGCGGACTTTGAAGCCAAATTCAAAGACTTTAAGATTGCATACTACTTAAAGGAAGTTATCGGTGAGGAGCCTGATCGAATTATTGTTGAGGAGCCACGCTACCTTGACCACATTAACGAAATCATCAACAAGTCCAACTTTGATGAGATCAAGGGTTGGATGATCGTTAACTTTATCAATGATGCAGCCTCAGACTTATCGCAAGAATTCCGTGAAGCTGCCTTTCCGTTTAGTCAAGCTTTGTCAGGTCAACCGGAGCTGCAATCAGGTGAAAAGCAGGCATACCATATTGCTAATGGCGCTTTTAGTGAAGTTGTCGGCGTTTACTATGGTCAGACTTACTTTGGTGCTGATGCCAAAAAAGACGTTGAAGACATGATTCACCGGATGTTAGCTGTTTATGAGGAACGCTTGCAAAACAATACTTGGTTGTCAGAAGCAACTAGGAAGCAGGCAATCGTTAAGCTGGAAGCTTTAGAATTAAAGATTGGTTATCCAGATAAGATTGAAGAAATTTACGATCGCTTGCAAGTTATCCCAGCTAGTCAAGGTGGCAGTTTGTATTCAAATGGTCGCGCCTTTGCTGTTGAGGAACAAAAGTACAACATTGAACAATTGCACAAGGAAGTTGACCGGACAATCTGGGCAATGCCGGGTAATCTGGTTAATGCATGTTATGACCCTCAAAGAAACGATTTGACATTCCCAGCAGCTATTTTACAGGCACCGTTTTATGATTTGAAGCAGGACCGTGCAACTAACTTTGGTGGGATTGGTTCAGTAATTGCCCATGAAGTTTCTCATGCCTTTGATAACAATGGTGCACAATTTGATGAATTTGGCAATATGACTAATTGGTGGACTGATGCAGATTACGCCGAATTCAAGAAGCGGACACAAGCTGAAATTGACATTTTTGACGGGATTGAATACGGTCCAGTTAAATTGAATGGTAAGCAGATTGTTTCCGAAAATATTGCCGATCAAGGTGGCTTGACTGCTGCAGTTGAAGCCGCTAAGAATGAGGGCGACGATTTGAAGAAATTGTTTGAAAATTTTGCTCGCATTTGGGCTAATAAGCAGTTGACTGAATCAATCAAGACACAAACTGCTGTTGATGTTCATGCACCGGGTCCTGAACGGGCTAATGTCCAAATTCAATGTCAAGATGACTTCTATGATGTCTTTAACGTCAAGCCTACTGATGGGATGTGGCTTGATCCAGACAAGCGAGTTCATATTTGGTAA
- a CDS encoding ImmA/IrrE family metallo-endopeptidase, giving the protein MQNIEKYAERINKIVFGDSINYEDLEFYLEQQGIDVRYVSNPALDGYLRWDQNEGCPVITVSISNNALVRQRFTMAHELGHLILEHDWIPGANNDAAELKLQNKNVLNTLAYRGKAKYTKEEYAKEREANKFAASFLIPISGLKIMVQEAIDNKQSGDQLINDVARKYKVSTPTARFRVKHYLENFVG; this is encoded by the coding sequence ATGCAAAACATTGAAAAATATGCTGAAAGAATTAATAAAATAGTTTTTGGTGATTCAATAAATTATGAAGACTTAGAATTTTATTTAGAGCAACAGGGTATAGATGTTAGGTATGTAAGTAATCCTGCTTTAGATGGCTATTTAAGATGGGATCAAAATGAAGGATGTCCTGTTATTACAGTAAGTATTTCTAATAATGCTTTAGTACGTCAAAGATTTACTATGGCGCATGAATTAGGACATTTGATTTTAGAACATGATTGGATACCAGGAGCAAATAATGATGCTGCTGAGTTAAAATTACAAAATAAGAATGTATTGAATACATTAGCTTATCGTGGAAAAGCTAAATATACGAAAGAAGAGTATGCTAAAGAAAGAGAAGCGAATAAATTTGCTGCTTCGTTTTTGATCCCTATTTCAGGGCTTAAGATTATGGTTCAAGAGGCAATAGATAATAAGCAAAGTGGAGATCAATTAATTAATGATGTTGCGAGAAAATATAAAGTATCTACTCCTACTGCTAGATTTAGAGTAAAACATTATTTGGAGAATTTTGTTGGATGA
- a CDS encoding metallophosphoesterase: MNVFRHAEGLFDRLIGVKKRAAFKNKSTELDPMQEYMTVGEYLVDGKQGTPGGQPYNLTVYKDENGVLHQALSLESTEKLAPEYVREFNQELGRYRAFANRKTGRRYVTEQYLDEFITRVHDHVRQGKNSVNVSVISDTHYKDRNSSDFYGWNGLTHVNEFSYLDDSGMLDLKVHLGDWIDGSDTGFLSESELIRLRDSFISNKVPSIMIKGNHDENDKYDEHHDLKASFPENEFESIMWPKMYAQQDIHFISHQHGVCYYDVDDLRFISVNTSDVPYELDAQGQKKYDTKITLAVREDQIEEIIEILEQSSNKKIILMSHANPINRKGTNALKYNGRSLHELLVAFNQCEKGQMHSSRGIPPEFRLANDFDFTNIKNARIIAYFCGHRHREDQYRINGIQYILFNCSALMGPNHVLTTKYNKNWNRQIDHHTEFAGYIVNIDLHRHAIQVFGYGAASKRRIFYI, from the coding sequence ATGAATGTGTTTAGGCATGCAGAAGGATTATTTGATCGTTTAATTGGTGTTAAAAAGCGGGCGGCTTTTAAGAATAAAAGTACAGAACTTGATCCAATGCAGGAGTATATGACGGTTGGCGAGTATCTCGTTGATGGTAAGCAGGGGACGCCGGGAGGTCAGCCGTATAACTTGACTGTTTATAAGGATGAGAACGGCGTTTTACATCAGGCACTCAGCTTAGAGAGTACGGAAAAATTGGCGCCGGAATACGTGCGGGAGTTTAATCAAGAGTTAGGTCGCTATCGCGCGTTTGCTAATCGTAAGACTGGGCGGCGCTATGTGACGGAACAGTACCTTGACGAATTTATTACTCGAGTTCACGATCACGTGCGTCAGGGTAAGAATTCCGTTAATGTTAGTGTGATTTCTGATACCCACTATAAGGATCGCAATAGCAGTGATTTTTATGGTTGGAACGGATTAACCCATGTTAATGAATTTTCTTATCTGGATGATTCTGGCATGCTTGACCTTAAAGTTCATCTGGGTGATTGGATTGATGGCTCAGACACAGGATTTTTAAGTGAGAGTGAGCTGATTAGGCTGCGTGATTCCTTTATATCTAACAAAGTTCCATCAATCATGATTAAGGGCAATCATGACGAAAACGATAAGTATGATGAACATCATGATTTAAAGGCATCTTTTCCCGAAAATGAATTTGAAAGTATTATGTGGCCCAAAATGTATGCCCAACAGGACATTCATTTTATTTCGCACCAGCATGGCGTCTGCTACTACGATGTTGATGATTTGCGCTTTATTTCCGTTAATACTTCGGATGTTCCTTATGAGCTCGATGCCCAGGGGCAAAAGAAGTATGATACTAAAATAACGCTAGCAGTTAGAGAAGACCAGATTGAAGAAATTATTGAAATTTTAGAGCAATCATCAAATAAAAAAATAATTTTAATGAGCCATGCTAATCCGATTAACCGTAAGGGGACTAATGCTTTAAAGTACAATGGTCGCTCGCTGCATGAGCTTCTTGTTGCGTTTAACCAATGTGAAAAAGGACAGATGCATTCTAGTCGCGGAATACCACCAGAATTTCGCTTGGCAAATGATTTTGACTTTACTAATATTAAAAATGCGCGAATTATTGCCTACTTCTGTGGTCACCGCCACCGTGAAGACCAATATCGCATCAACGGCATTCAGTATATTTTGTTTAACTGCTCGGCTTTGATGGGACCTAACCATGTGCTGACGACCAAGTACAATAAGAATTGGAATCGCCAGATTGACCACCATACTGAATTTGCTGGTTATATTGTAAATATTGACTTGCACCGCCATGCTATCCAAGTATTTGGTTATGGTGCTGCATCTAAACGCAGAATCTTTTATATTTAG
- the asnB gene encoding asparagine synthase (glutamine-hydrolyzing): MCGIVAFYDPEINDKQKAIGKMMATIKHRGPDSDGMYTNDKVALGFRRLSIIDLRCGSQPIFNEDNTRAIIFNGEIYNFQPLRKELIDAGHTFTTETDTEVLLHGFEEWGMDGLLKRVRGMFAFIIWDDNTQTMYGARDFFGIKPLYYSDENGHLLMGSELKSFFAFPGFKRRLNTEAVKPYLMNQYNDLEETFFKGVHRFPAGHWFEYKDGKMTTHQYWDAEYKANNLSFEETVKKIDDDLKETVDLYRIADVPVGAFLSEGVDSSYITSILDPDDVFSISFDDATYDEASKAKALADIKGWKFFSDKVKSDEAMHDFPEMQYHMDEPDANPSIIPLWYLCKMARKHVTVALSGEGADELFAGYVNYGMHTHNNIIKVFTSQLTKLPKKTKVKLAHTIKKMPNFPGKVHLYTNLAEPSEFYVGQSVIYDMDYPTIFTSEDANSILKPSYRNKLTVNSIYQSDFKKVKDLDNVRQMQYIDLHHFMLNDIEQKADKISMAHSLELRVPYLDRKIAERANAIPTEYLVNKHDTKYALRKASERVLPDEWAKRPKLGFPTPIKEWLQEPRFDKQVREMFSEDFVSDIFEQDKILQLLDENFNGDGSHRRQIWTIYTFLVWYKLFFVDYEGTVAKYQHVQPEVASLIEQGKLV; encoded by the coding sequence ATGTGCGGAATTGTCGCATTTTATGATCCAGAAATAAATGACAAACAAAAAGCCATTGGTAAAATGATGGCAACGATTAAACACAGAGGTCCAGATTCTGACGGAATGTATACTAATGACAAGGTTGCACTGGGCTTTAGAAGATTATCAATTATTGATTTACGCTGTGGTAGTCAGCCAATTTTTAATGAAGATAATACACGAGCAATTATTTTTAACGGGGAAATTTACAATTTCCAACCATTAAGAAAAGAACTGATTGATGCTGGACACACCTTCACCACTGAAACTGATACAGAAGTATTACTGCATGGTTTTGAAGAATGGGGAATGGATGGTTTGCTCAAGCGTGTGCGCGGAATGTTCGCCTTCATTATCTGGGATGATAATACTCAAACAATGTATGGTGCGCGGGACTTTTTCGGAATTAAGCCACTCTATTACAGTGACGAAAACGGACATTTGCTCATGGGTTCAGAACTGAAGAGCTTCTTTGCTTTCCCGGGTTTTAAACGGCGGTTAAATACAGAAGCAGTTAAACCATATTTAATGAACCAATATAATGACCTCGAGGAAACCTTCTTTAAGGGAGTTCACCGCTTCCCAGCAGGTCACTGGTTTGAATACAAGGACGGCAAGATGACGACCCATCAATATTGGGATGCCGAATACAAGGCTAACAATTTGAGCTTTGAAGAAACTGTTAAAAAGATTGATGACGATCTTAAAGAAACGGTTGACTTGTACAGAATTGCTGATGTGCCAGTTGGTGCCTTTTTATCAGAAGGTGTAGATTCTAGCTACATTACCAGTATTTTGGATCCCGATGATGTCTTTTCAATTTCATTTGATGATGCAACTTATGATGAGGCATCGAAGGCAAAGGCCTTGGCTGACATTAAGGGATGGAAGTTCTTCTCCGATAAAGTAAAGTCGGATGAAGCAATGCATGACTTCCCCGAAATGCAGTACCACATGGATGAGCCGGATGCGAACCCGTCAATTATTCCGCTATGGTACTTGTGTAAAATGGCGCGTAAGCACGTGACAGTTGCTCTATCAGGTGAAGGTGCCGATGAGTTATTTGCTGGTTATGTCAATTACGGGATGCACACGCATAACAACATTATTAAGGTCTTTACATCACAATTAACCAAATTGCCGAAGAAGACCAAGGTTAAGTTGGCACACACAATTAAGAAGATGCCAAACTTCCCAGGGAAAGTGCATCTGTACACTAATTTAGCTGAGCCAAGTGAGTTTTACGTTGGTCAATCTGTTATTTATGATATGGATTACCCGACAATCTTTACTTCCGAAGATGCCAACAGCATTTTGAAGCCGTCATACCGCAATAAGTTGACGGTTAACAGTATTTACCAGTCTGACTTTAAGAAGGTCAAGGACCTCGATAATGTTCGCCAAATGCAATACATTGACTTGCACCACTTTATGCTGAATGATATTGAGCAAAAAGCAGACAAGATTTCAATGGCCCACTCACTAGAATTACGGGTACCATATCTTGACCGCAAGATTGCTGAGCGAGCAAACGCGATTCCAACTGAATATTTAGTTAATAAGCATGACACCAAGTATGCTCTGCGTAAGGCTTCTGAAAGAGTTTTGCCGGATGAATGGGCTAAAAGGCCAAAATTGGGCTTCCCAACGCCAATCAAAGAATGGCTGCAAGAGCCACGATTTGATAAGCAAGTACGAGAAATGTTTAGTGAAGACTTTGTTAGCGATATTTTTGAGCAAGATAAAATTTTGCAATTACTTGATGAAAACTTCAATGGCGATGGTTCTCACCGCCGTCAGATTTGGACAATCTATACCTTCCTTGTTTGGTACAAATTATTCTTTGTTGATTATGAGGGCACTGTTGCCAAGTACCAACACGTGCAGCCGGAAGTAGCTAGCTTGATTGAACAAGGCAAGCTAGTTTAA